In Flavobacterium sp. CS20, a single window of DNA contains:
- a CDS encoding four helix bundle protein, translating to MKNTAKEKSIEFALLIIEYCEILEEKRKYVISKQLLKVGTSIGTSVREAQNAESKIDFMHQIKIATNELEETKYWLILCNKSKSYPNDKLNLTEKVNELGLIIYKILSTNKNSIKNK from the coding sequence ATGAAAAATACAGCTAAAGAAAAATCAATTGAATTTGCTTTATTAATCATAGAATATTGCGAAATACTTGAAGAAAAAAGGAAGTATGTTATATCTAAACAATTATTGAAAGTAGGCACAAGTATAGGTACTAGTGTTCGCGAAGCTCAAAATGCTGAAAGTAAAATAGATTTTATGCATCAAATAAAAATTGCTACAAATGAATTAGAAGAAACCAAATATTGGCTTATACTTTGTAACAAATCAAAATCATATCCTAATGACAAATTAAACCTGACTGAAAAAGTAAACGAGTTGGGGTTGATTATATATAAAATACTTAGTACGAATAAAAACTCAATCAAAAATAAATAG
- a CDS encoding DUF3108 domain-containing protein — protein MKTFITTLTLLLSLNVMGQSNCSKYYPFNKDHVSEYEMFNKKGKADGTMKYTVSNVTHSEGSITVTINSEFFDKKGKPVMSSAFDMSCNGGTVTMDFKSLMNADMMKQFDNFETEITGTNVEFPNTLTAGQTLPDANIHIKMNMGGINMTMTTDITNRKVDGTETITTPAGTFDCVVVSQSSSGKMMMVKFNSTQKTWLAEGVGMVKSEDYNGNGKLQGTTVLTSYSQ, from the coding sequence ATGAAAACATTCATCACAACATTAACTCTATTGCTTTCTCTAAATGTTATGGGGCAAAGTAACTGCAGTAAGTACTACCCCTTTAACAAAGACCATGTATCAGAATATGAAATGTTTAACAAGAAAGGAAAAGCAGACGGCACAATGAAATACACCGTAAGCAACGTGACCCATTCCGAAGGCAGTATCACGGTAACCATCAATTCTGAATTTTTTGATAAAAAGGGAAAACCGGTAATGTCAAGTGCGTTTGATATGAGCTGTAATGGCGGCACGGTAACCATGGACTTTAAATCGCTTATGAACGCCGATATGATGAAACAGTTCGACAACTTTGAAACCGAAATTACCGGTACCAATGTTGAATTTCCCAATACGCTTACGGCAGGTCAAACCCTGCCCGATGCCAACATTCATATTAAAATGAACATGGGTGGCATAAATATGACTATGACTACGGATATCACTAACCGCAAAGTGGATGGCACCGAAACCATAACCACGCCCGCTGGCACCTTTGATTGTGTGGTTGTATCCCAATCGAGCAGTGGCAAAATGATGATGGTCAAATTCAATAGCACCCAAAAAACATGGCTGGCCGAAGGCGTAGGCATGGTAAAAAGTGAAGATTACAACGGCAATGGTAAATTGCAAGGCACAACGGTGCTGACATCATATTCACAATAA
- a CDS encoding OmpA family protein — protein MKYTTYITSVLLVLVLVLACKSDKRTTKEEGVEIEERMEGFQNTPKDMGGKETENFLEMEEIQEFLNNSQISEDQMIELQKQLEKISNASGNGQISKEDLGKLLEQSRGMNVDTKALKEQVNNSPNIPDKWKEPYHTAYNTKIADVVYRYGDIDNFGFGWPEGFDPFSGESTPRHKFPFYPKPSDPTGTDRIMVVSAYKYRGEEGYKKVRRDGYTSSTKRPDNQPKKMVLAYNLKGTSVKTALLQLFIDDFQAPNLGSKFKFWLNGKEAVYVNNLLNEVEQTGPIGKLLSVQIIPEFIPDVESSKLEIFIDGSDEIAGDGFAIDFIRLLVNPKNIPTSSVEGLVLDAKTNEPIEGAMVKVSGSDELTTQTGGSFKAEYVPSGLVVIQANKAGYKNNKATEDLIEGETAKVTIKLEPETKENLEKQLEEKGKIELYGIYFDTDKAILKPESETTLRQVLALINSNPEQKLEIGGHTDSQGDEAYNLQLSDKRAQAVLQWLKDHNTNTANLSSKGYGETEPVADNNSETGRALNRRVEIKLLK, from the coding sequence ATGAAATACACCACATATATAACAAGTGTTTTGTTGGTTTTGGTCTTGGTTTTGGCCTGTAAGTCAGATAAAAGGACGACAAAAGAAGAGGGCGTAGAAATAGAAGAAAGAATGGAAGGTTTTCAAAATACCCCAAAAGATATGGGAGGAAAAGAAACAGAAAACTTTCTCGAAATGGAAGAAATACAAGAATTTCTTAATAATAGTCAAATATCTGAAGACCAAATGATTGAATTGCAAAAACAATTAGAGAAAATCAGTAATGCATCCGGCAATGGGCAAATCTCTAAGGAAGACCTTGGAAAATTGTTAGAGCAATCAAGAGGAATGAATGTAGATACTAAAGCCCTAAAAGAGCAGGTTAACAATTCCCCTAACATACCCGATAAGTGGAAAGAACCTTACCATACTGCCTATAACACCAAAATTGCTGATGTAGTGTACCGTTATGGAGATATCGATAATTTTGGGTTTGGCTGGCCAGAAGGTTTTGATCCCTTTTCAGGAGAAAGTACCCCGCGACATAAATTTCCTTTTTACCCTAAACCTTCAGATCCTACGGGAACAGACCGGATTATGGTAGTTTCCGCTTACAAATATCGTGGCGAAGAAGGCTATAAAAAAGTAAGAAGAGATGGATATACATCAAGCACCAAACGACCGGATAACCAACCTAAAAAAATGGTGTTAGCATACAATTTAAAGGGCACTTCAGTAAAAACAGCTCTTTTACAGTTATTTATTGATGATTTTCAGGCACCAAATTTAGGTTCAAAGTTTAAATTCTGGCTCAACGGCAAAGAAGCCGTTTACGTCAATAATCTTTTAAATGAAGTAGAACAAACAGGTCCTATTGGCAAGTTGCTATCCGTACAGATTATTCCTGAGTTTATCCCTGATGTGGAAAGTAGCAAACTGGAGATCTTTATAGATGGATCTGATGAAATAGCTGGAGATGGTTTCGCAATTGATTTTATCCGCCTGCTGGTTAATCCTAAAAATATTCCTACTTCATCGGTAGAAGGATTGGTTTTAGATGCCAAGACCAACGAACCCATTGAAGGCGCTATGGTGAAAGTTTCCGGAAGTGATGAACTTACCACTCAAACAGGCGGTTCTTTTAAAGCTGAATATGTTCCCAGCGGATTAGTCGTGATTCAGGCAAACAAAGCTGGATATAAAAACAACAAAGCTACCGAAGACCTTATTGAAGGTGAAACTGCCAAGGTAACTATAAAACTAGAACCTGAAACAAAAGAAAACCTGGAAAAACAGTTAGAAGAAAAAGGAAAAATAGAACTTTATGGAATTTATTTTGACACCGATAAAGCCATTTTAAAGCCCGAATCAGAAACAACACTGCGACAGGTGCTGGCACTCATCAATAGTAACCCCGAACAAAAGTTGGAAATAGGCGGGCATACTGATTCTCAGGGAGATGAAGCCTACAACTTACAGTTATCAGACAAAAGGGCACAGGCTGTATTGCAATGGCTCAAAGACCATAACACCAACACAGCCAACCTAAGTAGCAAAGGCTATGGCGAAACCGAACCAGTAGCCGATAATAATTCCGAGACTGGGCGTGCCCTAAATCGAAGAGTAGAAATTAAACTTTTAAAATAA
- a CDS encoding lipocalin family protein yields MKTHQILTGLILAFALIAPVQQTEAQFLKKLGKKATKVAERGVENTVERKAEQKAEEKTDESIETVFGVPKKVMDKDKTTTEANNFEGTWYYESLEGVPGFESLNDCGRKSNITYTGNSYRTQFYDNDCNLLTDSGGTYELEGNVMTVKAEAQDEVSTTKITTTQTILEHTESKLVIHDDMSGAVVTLVRKEE; encoded by the coding sequence ATGAAAACACATCAAATTTTAACAGGACTTATACTGGCGTTCGCATTAATAGCACCAGTACAGCAAACCGAAGCCCAATTTCTTAAAAAACTGGGCAAAAAAGCCACAAAAGTCGCTGAGCGCGGTGTGGAAAACACTGTAGAACGCAAGGCTGAACAAAAGGCTGAAGAGAAAACCGACGAGTCCATCGAAACTGTGTTTGGCGTTCCCAAAAAAGTAATGGACAAAGACAAGACCACTACGGAAGCCAACAATTTTGAAGGCACTTGGTATTATGAATCACTTGAAGGAGTGCCTGGCTTCGAAAGCCTGAACGACTGTGGTAGAAAATCGAACATTACCTACACAGGTAATAGCTATCGCACCCAATTTTACGATAACGACTGTAATTTGCTTACCGACAGCGGTGGTACCTACGAGTTGGAAGGCAATGTTATGACGGTAAAAGCCGAGGCACAAGACGAGGTAAGCACCACCAAAATAACCACCACCCAAACCATTTTGGAACATACCGAGAGCAAGCTGGTTATTCATGATGATATGAGCGGTGCGGTGGTAACCTTGGTACGTAAGGAGGAATAA
- a CDS encoding helix-turn-helix domain-containing protein, which produces MGFQIEGRMQVQMGPYIYDTEKYYVNAQTTIPYYMCSSDDCLKVVVACLRPTALYHLFKINVSKIINTGANPKHLFQDRLSQSRQHLLIQNTTEDNIQLLNSIFMEQFNKAKPHFNFIDATIDFIIKNRGEIKIDELVLKLNVSKRYFQKKFKEMIGIQPSLYIKIIRYNFIFSSLTDESLYYKSTSASLYFYDSAHYSKDFKDYFGLPPSKFDPEQHVFLKLTAIEKAVWVNAFQSLSAK; this is translated from the coding sequence ATGGGGTTTCAAATAGAAGGGAGAATGCAAGTGCAAATGGGACCTTACATTTATGATACTGAAAAATACTATGTAAATGCCCAAACCACCATTCCTTATTATATGTGCTCTTCCGACGATTGTTTAAAAGTGGTGGTCGCCTGCCTTAGACCTACGGCTTTGTACCACCTGTTCAAAATAAATGTTTCCAAAATAATAAACACTGGAGCAAACCCCAAACACTTATTTCAAGACCGACTTAGCCAATCCAGACAGCACCTTTTAATACAGAATACAACAGAAGACAACATCCAATTACTAAACTCCATTTTTATGGAGCAATTCAATAAGGCGAAACCGCATTTCAACTTTATTGATGCGACCATAGATTTCATAATAAAAAACCGAGGGGAAATAAAAATCGATGAACTTGTCCTTAAACTAAACGTGAGCAAACGCTATTTTCAAAAGAAGTTTAAAGAAATGATAGGCATCCAACCTTCGCTGTACATAAAGATTATCCGTTACAATTTCATATTTTCTTCTCTCACAGATGAAAGTCTCTACTACAAGTCAACTTCGGCATCACTTTATTTTTATGACAGTGCACATTATTCCAAAGATTTTAAGGATTATTTTGGATTGCCACCCTCAAAATTCGATCCCGAACAACATGTCTTCCTTAAACTAACAGCCATAGAAAAAGCCGTTTGGGTAAATGCCTTTCAATCATTATCTGCAAAATAA
- a CDS encoding phage holin family protein, which produces MSDKKIGHHLSNLSDDAKTYIESEIAYYKLDAYKKLIKATSLLMSSIINAGIILLIFAFLSVGLGLFLGELFGYYYVGFLIIAGVYLIVLFLILIFGKSLIEKSVLKIYNQIFEDI; this is translated from the coding sequence ATGTCTGATAAAAAGATTGGACATCATCTCAGTAACCTTTCTGATGATGCCAAAACTTATATTGAAAGTGAAATAGCTTACTATAAACTTGATGCTTATAAAAAGCTAATTAAAGCTACGTCTTTATTGATGAGCTCTATAATTAATGCAGGTATTATATTGCTTATTTTCGCTTTTCTTTCTGTAGGTCTTGGCTTGTTTTTAGGTGAATTGTTTGGTTATTATTATGTTGGTTTTCTTATAATAGCTGGCGTATATTTAATCGTTTTGTTTCTAATTCTAATATTTGGAAAGTCTTTAATTGAAAAATCTGTTTTAAAGATTTATAATCAAATATTTGAAGACATTTAA
- a CDS encoding YtxH domain-containing protein, whose translation MSNNTGNTIVALLTGATLGAGFGILYAPRSGKETRHQLKEEAGKAKDKLSEEYDELSSQISEFADSAKSKFEKRINKLFKSANTQADDILSKMESELEELRKKNADLVKELDNLKA comes from the coding sequence ATGTCAAACAACACAGGAAATACAATAGTGGCATTATTAACTGGAGCGACTTTAGGTGCTGGATTTGGAATTTTATATGCACCGCGAAGTGGGAAAGAAACCAGACATCAACTCAAAGAAGAAGCTGGCAAAGCTAAAGATAAGTTGAGTGAAGAATACGATGAGTTATCATCTCAAATCTCTGAGTTTGCTGATTCTGCAAAAAGTAAATTTGAAAAAAGAATCAACAAACTTTTTAAATCTGCTAACACCCAAGCTGATGATATCTTATCTAAAATGGAATCTGAGTTGGAAGAATTGAGAAAAAAAAACGCCGACTTGGTTAAAGAACTAGACAATCTAAAAGCTTAA
- a CDS encoding twin-arginine translocase TatA/TatE family subunit produces MHSIYVVFIMGAWQWVVIGIAILLLFGGKKIPELMRGLGSGIKEFKDASKEDEETKDKNKSLK; encoded by the coding sequence ATGCATTCTATTTATGTTGTTTTTATAATGGGAGCTTGGCAATGGGTAGTGATTGGTATTGCTATTTTGCTTCTATTTGGAGGTAAAAAAATTCCTGAACTAATGAGAGGACTTGGAAGCGGTATCAAAGAATTTAAAGATGCTTCTAAAGAAGATGAAGAAACAAAAGATAAGAATAAATCTTTGAAATAA
- a CDS encoding YpdA family putative bacillithiol disulfide reductase, whose protein sequence is MNYDIVIVGGGPIGLACGLEAKKRNLSYVIIEKGALVNSLYHYPANMTFFSSSEKLEIDGIPFISKNAKPTKQEALEYYRRVATSNDLNINLFEKVEKVNKSKNLFKVKTSKATYQTKNIIVATGFYDIPNTLNVPGENLEKVFHYYNDPHYFVNQDVVVVGASNSAVDAALEIYRKGGRVTMIVRGNDIGERVKYWVRPDIKNRIDEGSIKAYFNAEITRIKKDAVEFKDENDEIQQIKNDFVLALTGYKPNFEFLEKLGVKLADDQTKIPEYNKQTMETNVKGLYLAGVICGGMETHKWFIENSRIHAKMIVEDIC, encoded by the coding sequence ATGAACTACGATATTGTGATTGTTGGTGGAGGACCAATTGGTTTGGCTTGTGGTTTGGAGGCTAAAAAACGAAATCTTTCTTATGTGATTATCGAAAAAGGTGCTTTAGTCAATTCGCTATATCACTATCCTGCTAATATGACCTTTTTTTCATCATCTGAAAAATTAGAAATTGACGGTATCCCATTTATCAGCAAAAATGCTAAACCAACTAAACAAGAAGCTTTAGAATATTACAGACGTGTAGCCACATCAAATGATTTGAACATCAATTTGTTTGAAAAAGTTGAAAAGGTAAATAAATCCAAAAACCTGTTTAAAGTAAAAACTTCAAAGGCAACATATCAGACTAAAAATATTATTGTCGCTACAGGGTTTTATGATATACCAAATACATTAAATGTGCCTGGTGAAAATTTAGAGAAAGTGTTTCACTATTATAACGATCCGCATTATTTTGTCAATCAAGATGTTGTTGTGGTTGGTGCAAGCAATTCTGCCGTAGATGCTGCTTTAGAAATTTATAGAAAAGGCGGTCGCGTAACGATGATTGTCAGAGGAAATGACATAGGTGAACGCGTTAAATATTGGGTGCGACCTGATATTAAAAACCGAATTGATGAAGGCAGTATTAAGGCTTATTTTAATGCCGAAATTACTAGAATCAAAAAGGATGCTGTTGAATTTAAAGATGAAAATGATGAGATTCAACAGATTAAAAACGATTTTGTTTTAGCCTTGACTGGCTATAAACCCAATTTTGAATTTTTAGAAAAATTAGGCGTAAAACTTGCTGATGACCAAACCAAAATACCCGAATACAACAAACAAACTATGGAAACCAACGTCAAAGGATTGTACTTGGCTGGTGTGATTTGTGGCGGTATGGAAACCCACAAATGGTTTATTGAAAATTCGCGTATTCATGCTAAGATGATTGTGGAAGATATCTGCTAA
- a CDS encoding mechanosensitive ion channel family protein, with product MRKYFNLILSIFFIIAAIAIEPIFTFLSDLINYKFTFIIQQKSNFIVIGITLLSVSLIKLGKAKLLNRYDIEAEDNLHSRKLYTQVNILEKVIVTLIIIVAIDLILLSFDGIRKIGIGLFASAGVAGIIIGLSAQKVFGALLAGIQIAITQPFRIDDAVLVENEWGWIEEINLTYIVVRIWDKRRLVLPSTYFLEKPFQNWTRTSGDIIGTVFLYTDYTIPFESLREELTRVLNTTDLWDKKVNVLQVTDSKEHTVESRILVSAKNSPTCWDLRVYVREKMIEFIQKNYPESLPKARLMVKSDKKLVNS from the coding sequence ATGAGAAAATATTTCAACCTTATATTAAGCATATTTTTCATCATTGCGGCTATAGCTATTGAACCTATTTTTACATTTTTGTCAGACTTAATTAATTACAAGTTCACCTTTATTATTCAACAGAAGTCCAACTTTATAGTAATAGGCATAACATTACTTTCCGTATCCCTCATCAAATTGGGTAAGGCAAAACTTTTAAATCGCTATGATATTGAAGCTGAAGACAATCTACATTCTAGGAAGCTTTATACTCAGGTTAATATTTTGGAAAAAGTAATTGTAACACTAATTATAATAGTTGCTATTGACCTGATATTATTATCATTTGATGGCATAAGAAAAATAGGGATAGGCTTATTTGCATCGGCTGGAGTTGCTGGTATTATTATTGGTCTTTCAGCTCAAAAAGTATTTGGAGCTTTACTTGCAGGCATCCAGATAGCGATTACTCAACCTTTCAGGATTGATGATGCTGTACTTGTAGAAAACGAATGGGGCTGGATAGAAGAAATTAATTTAACCTACATTGTAGTCAGAATTTGGGACAAACGCCGATTGGTTTTGCCTTCGACTTATTTTTTAGAAAAGCCTTTTCAAAACTGGACTCGCACAAGTGGTGATATCATTGGAACCGTGTTTTTATATACTGATTACACCATCCCTTTTGAATCATTGAGGGAAGAATTAACAAGAGTGCTCAACACCACTGATTTGTGGGACAAAAAAGTGAATGTTCTACAAGTTACTGACAGTAAAGAACATACAGTAGAATCACGAATTTTAGTCAGTGCTAAAAACTCGCCTACATGTTGGGATCTCAGAGTTTATGTCAGGGAAAAGATGATAGAATTCATTCAAAAAAACTATCCTGAAAGCTTACCAAAAGCAAGACTCATGGTCAAATCTGATAAAAAATTGGTAAATTCATAA
- the trmD gene encoding tRNA (guanosine(37)-N1)-methyltransferase TrmD — MRIDIISVVPDILKSPFEASILKRAIEKKRVEVHFHNLRDYSKNKYKQVDDYQYGGGAGMVLMPEPIDKCISKLKAERTYDEIIYLTPDGKTLNQKMANSLSLKQNLILLCGHYKGIDQRVREMHITKEISIGDYVLSGAEIVAIVLSDAIIRLIPGVLNDETSALTDSFQDNLLAPPIYTRPAEYKGKKVPEVLMSGHFKKIDEWRETQALKTTKQKRPDLID, encoded by the coding sequence ATGAGAATTGACATCATCAGCGTTGTTCCTGACATTCTTAAAAGTCCTTTTGAAGCTTCAATTCTTAAAAGAGCCATTGAAAAAAAACGAGTTGAAGTTCATTTTCATAACTTAAGAGATTACAGTAAAAATAAATATAAGCAAGTTGACGATTACCAATACGGTGGCGGTGCTGGTATGGTTTTAATGCCCGAACCCATAGACAAATGCATAAGTAAACTCAAAGCTGAAAGAACTTATGATGAAATCATCTATCTAACCCCAGACGGCAAAACCTTAAATCAAAAAATGGCTAACAGCTTATCTTTAAAGCAAAATTTAATCTTACTCTGTGGTCATTACAAAGGCATTGACCAAAGGGTGAGAGAAATGCATATCACCAAAGAAATTTCAATAGGCGACTATGTTTTATCGGGCGCTGAAATTGTCGCTATAGTTTTGTCAGATGCCATTATTAGGCTTATTCCTGGTGTTTTAAATGATGAAACTTCTGCCTTAACAGATTCGTTTCAAGACAATCTTTTAGCACCACCCATTTATACAAGACCTGCCGAATACAAAGGAAAAAAAGTTCCTGAAGTGTTGATGAGCGGGCATTTTAAAAAGATTGATGAATGGAGAGAAACTCAAGCCCTGAAAACCACCAAACAAAAACGACCAGATCTCATTGATTAA